Proteins encoded by one window of Rouxiella chamberiensis:
- a CDS encoding LysR family transcriptional regulator: protein MQSTEIRYFMAVASTGSLSAASKQLFVAVSAISRQIQQLEARIGATLFERHARGMVLNDAGQILENHVRKSMMDMEFAIAEIQGLKAVRRTVIRMACTDGPAFDLLPQMFARFRAINPGVMFYLNVGTALQVSEMIRSGDCDLALQFSLSPERGVDVLASHPATVRMAMRPDHPLAAADIKLTDLHAYPLALNEPTSTIRQLFDLSCRMSGIFLEPALSCNRFSTLYDFMRETPGAIVACSHFSVLFKARTDGLILKSINIEQLNQRTLQLQTQAGKHRSAALSQFIDFSCDLLARESAAFERDFAL, encoded by the coding sequence ATGCAGAGTACCGAAATCCGTTATTTTATGGCGGTGGCCAGCACCGGTTCCCTCAGTGCCGCCAGCAAGCAGCTTTTTGTTGCCGTTTCGGCTATCAGTCGGCAGATTCAACAGCTGGAAGCGCGAATCGGCGCGACGTTGTTCGAGCGCCACGCGCGGGGCATGGTGCTTAATGACGCCGGACAAATTCTCGAAAATCATGTGCGTAAGAGCATGATGGATATGGAGTTTGCGATTGCCGAAATTCAGGGGTTAAAAGCGGTTCGCCGCACCGTGATTCGTATGGCCTGTACCGATGGCCCGGCCTTTGACCTGCTGCCGCAGATGTTTGCCCGCTTCAGGGCAATCAATCCGGGCGTGATGTTTTATCTCAATGTCGGGACGGCGTTGCAGGTGTCGGAGATGATCCGCAGCGGCGACTGCGATCTGGCCTTGCAGTTCAGCCTGTCGCCGGAGCGTGGGGTAGATGTGCTGGCATCGCATCCGGCCACAGTCAGAATGGCGATGCGACCCGATCATCCTTTGGCGGCCGCTGATATCAAGCTTACGGATTTACATGCCTATCCGCTGGCGCTCAATGAACCGACCAGCACTATCCGCCAGCTGTTCGACCTTTCCTGTCGCATGAGCGGTATTTTCCTCGAGCCTGCTCTCAGCTGTAATCGCTTCAGTACGCTTTACGATTTCATGCGCGAGACCCCCGGCGCAATTGTTGCCTGCAGCCATTTCTCTGTGCTGTTCAAAGCCCGCACCGATGGGTTAATCCTTAAATCCATCAATATCGAGCAGCTGAATCAGCGCACCCTGCAGCTACAGACACAGGCGGGTAAACATCGTTCGGCGGCGTTGAGTCAGTTTATCGATTTCAGCTGTGATCTGCTGGCAAGGGAAAGCGCCGCGTTTGAACGCGACTTTGCCCTTTAA
- a CDS encoding M20 family metallopeptidase yields the protein MTVEKTVAQALGWFDSGEFRQVLARRVAMPTESQSALRDDALLSYYEQEINPALVAMGFGLQLIENPHAANRPFLIATRIEDPALPTVLSYGHGDVVFGDDENWREDLTPWELKEDGNRWYGRGSADNKGQHSVNLAALEQVFAARGGKLGFNCKLLFEMGEEISSPGLAEICHQYKDALSADVFLASDGPRLSAERPTLFLGSRGAVNFRLSVNARDKDYHSGNWGGLLPNPGTLLANAVACLVNAHGQLQVEALKPPAVSAAIRQILADVEVAATPGDPEIDIHWGEAGLTPAERLFAWNQMEVLSFLTGNPARPMNAIPGKATAVCQLRFVVGTDWQNLQQHVREHLDAHGFPQVEVEFLRGSPATRFDPTDPLVDWVLDVMSKSSENKPALLPNLGGSLPNEVFADILGLPTLWVPHSYPACGQHAVDEHMLISIAREGLEIMTRLFWDLGERGTALLDAHHAHAAKGGKQ from the coding sequence ATGACAGTGGAAAAAACGGTAGCACAAGCTCTGGGCTGGTTCGACAGTGGGGAGTTCAGGCAGGTTTTGGCGCGTCGCGTGGCGATGCCAACGGAAAGCCAGTCAGCCCTGCGCGACGACGCGCTGTTGAGCTATTACGAACAAGAGATAAATCCGGCGCTGGTCGCCATGGGCTTTGGGCTGCAACTTATTGAAAATCCTCATGCAGCCAATCGTCCTTTCCTGATTGCCACCCGAATCGAAGACCCGGCTTTACCTACCGTGCTGAGCTACGGCCACGGTGACGTGGTCTTCGGCGACGATGAAAACTGGCGTGAAGATCTCACTCCCTGGGAACTGAAAGAAGACGGCAACCGCTGGTATGGTCGCGGCAGCGCCGACAACAAAGGGCAGCACAGTGTCAATCTTGCGGCACTGGAGCAGGTCTTTGCGGCCCGCGGCGGCAAACTGGGATTTAACTGCAAGCTGCTGTTTGAAATGGGCGAAGAGATAAGTTCGCCGGGGCTGGCTGAAATCTGTCACCAATATAAAGACGCGCTGAGTGCCGATGTGTTTCTGGCCTCGGACGGCCCACGCCTGAGCGCCGAGCGCCCTACGCTGTTTCTGGGTTCACGCGGCGCGGTCAACTTCCGGCTGAGCGTCAACGCGCGTGACAAAGACTACCATTCCGGCAACTGGGGCGGCCTGCTGCCTAATCCGGGCACCCTGCTTGCCAATGCCGTCGCCTGTCTTGTCAATGCACACGGCCAGCTTCAGGTCGAGGCCCTGAAACCGCCTGCGGTCAGCGCGGCTATCCGCCAGATTCTCGCCGACGTCGAAGTGGCCGCCACGCCGGGCGACCCTGAAATCGATATTCACTGGGGAGAAGCGGGTCTGACACCGGCCGAACGCCTGTTCGCGTGGAACCAGATGGAAGTGCTGTCTTTCCTGACCGGTAATCCTGCCAGACCGATGAACGCCATTCCGGGCAAGGCGACGGCGGTGTGCCAGCTGCGCTTCGTGGTCGGCACCGACTGGCAGAATCTACAGCAGCACGTCCGCGAGCATCTCGATGCCCACGGTTTCCCGCAGGTGGAGGTTGAATTCCTGCGCGGCTCGCCTGCCACGCGCTTTGATCCGACCGACCCGCTGGTTGACTGGGTTCTTGACGTCATGTCGAAAAGTAGCGAGAACAAGCCTGCGTTGCTGCCAAATCTTGGCGGTTCACTGCCCAACGAAGTGTTCGCGGATATCCTCGGCCTGCCTACCCTGTGGGTGCCCCACTCCTATCCGGCCTGCGGTCAGCATGCGGTGG
- a CDS encoding serine hydrolase, translated as MTISLLSKRNLLCTFSGTVFLLTFPVAHADTAPAKPVALTPATATPGAPAAPQINAKSWVLMDYGSGKIIAESQPDARLDPASLSKIMVSYVVGQALKSGKIHESDLVTVGKDAWATGNPVLRGSSLMFLKPGDQVPVSELNKGIVIQSGNDASIALGDYVAGSQDAFVGLMNRYSQQLNLGNTMFKTVHGLDSDGQYTSARDMALLSRALIHDTPEEYALNKEKEFTFNRIRQVNRNRLLWSTNLNVDGIKTGYTSGAGYNLVSSAVDSSGMRLIAVVMGAPSDRIRFSESESLLTWGFRFYETITPIKAADAFTTQRVWFGADKTVPLGVAEDASLTFPKGQLKNLKASFTLTNPQLEAPITKNQVVGTINFSLDGKVIDQRPLVAKADVPQGGFFSRIIDFVMMKISGLYDSVFGKSAS; from the coding sequence ATGACAATTTCTCTCTTATCCAAACGGAACCTTCTTTGTACGTTCAGCGGCACGGTTTTTCTGCTGACGTTTCCTGTAGCGCATGCCGACACGGCACCGGCCAAACCGGTCGCGCTTACCCCTGCAACTGCAACGCCGGGCGCGCCTGCCGCCCCTCAAATTAACGCAAAATCCTGGGTGCTGATGGACTACGGCAGCGGCAAAATCATTGCCGAGTCACAGCCCGATGCCCGCCTTGACCCGGCAAGCCTGAGTAAAATCATGGTGAGCTACGTCGTAGGTCAGGCACTTAAATCCGGTAAGATTCACGAAAGTGACTTGGTCACGGTGGGTAAGGATGCCTGGGCGACCGGCAATCCGGTACTGCGCGGGTCTTCCCTGATGTTCCTCAAACCCGGCGATCAGGTGCCGGTATCCGAGTTGAACAAAGGGATTGTGATTCAATCAGGCAATGATGCCAGTATCGCGTTGGGTGATTATGTTGCCGGCAGTCAGGATGCCTTCGTGGGCCTGATGAACCGCTACTCGCAGCAGTTGAATCTCGGCAATACGATGTTCAAAACTGTACACGGTCTGGACTCTGACGGGCAATATACTTCGGCTCGCGACATGGCACTGCTTTCCCGCGCGCTTATCCACGATACGCCGGAAGAGTATGCACTCAATAAAGAGAAAGAATTTACCTTTAACCGAATTCGCCAGGTCAACCGTAACCGCCTGTTGTGGAGCACCAATCTCAACGTTGACGGCATTAAAACCGGCTACACGTCGGGCGCGGGCTACAATCTGGTGTCTTCGGCGGTCGATTCCAGCGGAATGCGCCTGATTGCGGTCGTCATGGGTGCGCCAAGCGATCGCATTCGTTTCAGCGAAAGCGAATCCTTGCTGACCTGGGGCTTCCGTTTTTATGAAACCATTACGCCAATCAAGGCCGCAGATGCTTTCACCACCCAGCGTGTCTGGTTCGGAGCCGACAAAACGGTGCCGCTTGGCGTAGCGGAAGATGCCTCGCTGACGTTCCCGAAAGGGCAGCTCAAAAATCTGAAGGCCAGTTTCACGCTGACCAATCCACAGCTTGAAGCGCCGATTACCAAAAATCAGGTGGTTGGCACCATCAACTTCTCGCTGGATGGTAAAGTCATCGACCAACGTCCACTCGTGGCGAAAGCCGATGTGCCACAAGGTGGCTTCTTCAGCCGAATCATTGATTTCGTGATGATGAAAATCAGCGGTCTGTACGACAGCGTGTTTGGAAAATCTGCTTCGTAA
- a CDS encoding HAD family hydrolase, producing MDLALFDLDKTLICDDSASLWLQWLISQGYTSPATLQNHQRHMLSATEYTDTPPDPHSIASYLKLTLGPMSGYHCRTVSGWVERFVHRDILPRLYPQARQQIAWHRERGDVIALVSSSGEHLVSPIGRRLGIDQVFALQPEITQDPLCFTGETTGDITFHQGTVERLQTWLAQPATPRFSTLYAYTDSIFDLPLLEFVDKPTVVNGCPALRQMAVEKGWPSLTWTRHPARQTAYS from the coding sequence ATGGATTTAGCGCTGTTCGACCTCGACAAAACGCTGATTTGCGATGACAGTGCCAGTCTTTGGCTGCAATGGCTTATCTCTCAGGGTTATACGTCACCCGCTACCCTGCAAAACCACCAGCGACACATGCTTTCTGCCACCGAATATACCGATACTCCGCCCGACCCCCACAGCATTGCATCCTATTTGAAACTGACCCTTGGCCCCATGAGCGGATATCACTGCCGCACCGTTTCAGGCTGGGTAGAACGTTTCGTTCATCGCGATATCCTGCCACGTCTTTATCCGCAGGCCCGTCAGCAGATTGCCTGGCATCGCGAACGAGGTGACGTAATCGCGCTGGTCTCCTCCTCCGGAGAGCATCTGGTTTCTCCGATAGGCAGACGCCTCGGCATCGATCAGGTGTTTGCGCTGCAACCTGAAATCACGCAGGATCCCCTGTGCTTTACCGGTGAAACCACAGGAGACATCACCTTCCATCAGGGAACCGTCGAGCGCCTGCAAACCTGGCTCGCCCAACCCGCTACGCCGCGTTTTAGCACTCTTTATGCCTATACCGATTCGATATTCGATCTACCGCTGCTGGAATTTGTCGACAAGCCGACGGTGGTCAATGGGTGCCCTGCACTGCGCCAGATGGCGGTTGAAAAAGGGTGGCCGAGCCTGACGTGGACACGTCATCCGGCCCGGCAGACGGCGTATTCCTGA